A single Pedobacter sp. PACM 27299 DNA region contains:
- the lpxA gene encoding acyl-ACP--UDP-N-acetylglucosamine O-acyltransferase, whose translation MIQPLAYIHPQAKIADNVVIEPFAVIHKDVEIGEGTWIGSNVVIMDGARIGKNCRVFPGSVISGVPQDLKFAGEVTTAEIGDNTTIRECVTINRGTKDKWKTVIGSNCLIQAYSHIAHDCEVGDHCIFSNSTTLAGHITIGDYVVLAGLVAIHQFVKVGSHAFVTGGSLVRKDVPPYVKAAREPLSYAGINSVGLRRRGFSSEQINEIQEIYRVLFVKHNNVSKALDMIEAEFAPTEIRDEILEFIRNSNRGVMKGFGSGS comes from the coding sequence ATGATACAACCCTTAGCGTATATACATCCGCAGGCAAAAATTGCCGATAATGTAGTAATTGAGCCTTTTGCAGTAATACACAAGGATGTAGAAATTGGGGAAGGTACCTGGATCGGGTCAAATGTAGTCATCATGGATGGCGCCAGAATCGGTAAGAATTGTCGGGTATTTCCAGGATCAGTGATCTCTGGAGTACCACAGGATCTTAAGTTTGCAGGAGAAGTAACCACTGCAGAAATTGGCGATAATACCACGATTAGAGAGTGTGTAACCATCAATAGAGGTACAAAAGATAAATGGAAAACGGTGATCGGCAGCAACTGTCTGATTCAAGCGTATTCACACATTGCCCACGATTGTGAGGTAGGTGATCATTGTATTTTCTCTAACAGCACTACACTTGCAGGCCACATCACTATTGGTGATTATGTGGTTCTTGCTGGTTTGGTAGCGATCCACCAGTTTGTAAAAGTGGGTTCTCATGCCTTTGTAACCGGTGGTTCATTGGTGAGGAAAGATGTGCCGCCGTATGTGAAAGCAGCTCGTGAGCCGCTTTCTTATGCAGGGATCAACTCTGTTGGTTTAAGAAGAAGAGGTTTTTCTTCAGAACAAATCAATGAAATCCAGGAAATCTACCGCGTTTTATTTGTGAAACATAACAATGTGAGCAAAGCATTGGATATGATTGAAGCAGAATTCGCACCTACAGAAATCAGAGACGAAATCTTAGAATTCATCAGAAACTCGAACAGAGGGGTGATGAAAGGCTTTGGTTCTGGTAGCTAA
- a CDS encoding ABC transporter ATP-binding protein, giving the protein MKISLDKAGRRFNQEWIFRNLSYEFKAPGTYAILGPNGSGKSTLLSMILGNLSPSEGLISYQREKIVPVENIYQHLSFAAPYLDLIEEFTLEETIDFHFKFKGLYKDMTKEKVLALLGLEKSQDKALKYFSSGMKQRTKLALAFCSSTPILLLDEPTSNLDQQGVDWYLRLIADFTDERLVIVGSNQEVEYSFCEHFLQVTDYK; this is encoded by the coding sequence ATGAAAATCAGTTTAGATAAGGCCGGAAGACGGTTCAACCAGGAGTGGATTTTTCGTAACCTCAGTTATGAATTCAAGGCCCCTGGTACTTACGCTATCCTAGGACCAAATGGTTCGGGAAAGTCGACCTTATTGAGCATGATTCTCGGTAATTTATCTCCTTCTGAAGGCTTAATCAGTTATCAGAGGGAGAAAATTGTTCCCGTCGAAAATATCTATCAACACCTCAGTTTCGCCGCACCTTACCTCGATTTAATCGAAGAGTTTACGCTCGAAGAGACGATAGATTTCCATTTCAAATTTAAAGGGCTGTACAAGGACATGACCAAAGAAAAGGTGTTAGCGCTGCTGGGACTGGAGAAGTCGCAGGATAAGGCTTTAAAATACTTCTCTTCGGGAATGAAACAGCGTACCAAACTCGCTTTAGCCTTTTGCAGCAGTACTCCAATTTTGCTTTTAGATGAGCCAACTTCTAACCTTGATCAACAGGGGGTAGACTGGTATTTGCGCTTAATCGCTGATTTTACCGACGAAAGATTAGTCATAGTAGGGTCAAATCAGGAGGTCGAGTATTCATTTTGCGAGCATTTCCTCCAGGTAACTGACTATAAATAA
- a CDS encoding 5-formyltetrahydrofolate cyclo-ligase, translated as MDKASIRKQILPIRKGLSPEKVQELTEQLLEQFKLLDLSKVKTLHIFLPIKSQNEPDTFLIINWLKVHHAEIRIVVPRADFETSLMTHHYFEGMDDLEMNAYQILEPPKAKVHEGEIQMVIVPLIAFDRNGYRVGYGKGFYDRFLQGIRTEKIGLSLLDELVEIDNVNEHDVQLDRCITPNQTYVFPI; from the coding sequence ATGGATAAAGCGAGCATCAGAAAACAAATTTTGCCCATTAGAAAGGGGCTTTCTCCAGAAAAAGTGCAGGAACTTACTGAACAGTTACTGGAGCAGTTTAAGTTGCTCGACCTATCCAAGGTTAAAACCCTTCATATTTTTCTACCCATTAAGTCCCAGAATGAACCGGATACTTTTTTGATCATCAATTGGCTGAAAGTGCATCATGCGGAGATTAGAATTGTGGTGCCAAGGGCGGATTTTGAAACTTCATTAATGACACATCATTATTTTGAGGGAATGGACGATCTGGAAATGAACGCCTATCAGATTCTGGAGCCTCCGAAGGCAAAAGTTCATGAAGGAGAGATACAGATGGTGATTGTGCCTTTGATTGCGTTTGATCGAAATGGGTACCGTGTAGGGTATGGAAAGGGCTTCTATGACCGTTTCTTACAAGGAATAAGAACGGAAAAGATCGGCCTGTCGTTATTAGATGAATTGGTTGAAATTGACAATGTCAACGAGCATGATGTGCAACTTGATCGTTGTATTACGCCAAATCAGACTTACGTTTTCCCGATATAA
- a CDS encoding formimidoylglutamase yields MEALKIYDKARISALVNSRAGESKIGEQLLLFSGWEQLKDSPASFVLLGIPEDIGVRANHGIAGAATAWIPALKALLNTQSTHFLSGNELMVLGHFEFPDPEKKNLEHINSENISLKNTNIENIELENAVADIDEQVYPVIQKIIAAGKTPIIIGGGHNNAYPILKGCSMGFEKQMDVLNIDAHADLRPAKGRHSGNGFSYALKHGFLQHYSIFGLHQNYNNSAILTEISKNQHINAVFFEDLLSIDHSYLIELQPMLSGLTNPTGLEIDLDCVENILSSAFTPSGFHLNDLRKIILQTKKKFAYMHVCEGAAKMSDGRESTATAKAIAYLVTDFIKSQHH; encoded by the coding sequence ATGGAAGCCTTAAAAATATACGATAAAGCGAGAATTTCAGCGCTGGTCAATTCAAGAGCGGGCGAAAGCAAAATTGGCGAACAGTTACTCCTATTTTCCGGATGGGAGCAATTGAAAGACAGCCCTGCTTCTTTTGTGCTGCTGGGTATTCCAGAAGACATTGGCGTTCGCGCCAACCATGGCATTGCCGGTGCAGCTACAGCCTGGATTCCGGCATTAAAAGCTTTATTAAATACACAAAGCACCCATTTTTTATCAGGAAATGAATTAATGGTGCTCGGACATTTTGAATTTCCAGATCCAGAAAAAAAAAATTTAGAGCACATCAATTCGGAAAACATCAGCCTGAAAAACACCAATATCGAGAATATCGAGCTTGAAAACGCGGTTGCCGACATTGATGAACAAGTTTATCCAGTCATTCAAAAAATCATAGCAGCAGGAAAAACGCCCATCATTATCGGCGGAGGTCATAACAATGCATATCCTATTCTTAAAGGATGCTCCATGGGCTTTGAAAAACAAATGGATGTGCTGAACATAGATGCCCATGCGGATCTTCGTCCTGCAAAAGGCAGACACAGCGGAAATGGCTTTAGTTATGCCTTAAAACATGGATTTCTACAGCATTATTCCATTTTCGGCCTGCATCAAAATTATAACAACAGCGCTATTTTAACTGAAATTTCGAAAAACCAGCATATAAATGCTGTGTTTTTTGAGGACTTGTTAAGTATAGACCACAGTTACCTGATTGAATTGCAGCCCATGCTTTCTGGCTTAACCAATCCCACTGGATTGGAAATAGACCTTGACTGCGTAGAAAACATACTCTCCAGCGCTTTTACTCCCTCAGGATTCCATCTTAACGACCTCAGGAAGATCATCCTTCAAACGAAGAAAAAATTCGCCTATATGCACGTATGTGAAGGTGCCGCCAAAATGAGCGACGGCAGAGAAAGTACTGCTACCGCAAAAGCCATTGCTTATCTGGTGACCGACTTTATCAAGTCACAGCACCATTGA
- the hutI gene encoding imidazolonepropionase, which translates to MASLLITHIGILVGLHAKGLKMLRGAEMAQLPLLENAWLLCEEGLISDFGTMDALPLQLPNELETWSAEGGYVLPSWCDSHSHIVFAAPREEEFVMKIAGKSYEEIAAAGGGILNSAAKMQTAEEEALFEAASLRLNDVIRQGTGAMEIKSGYGLSLDSELKMLRVIRRLKESFPIPVKASFLAAHAFPLAYKNDHQGYISLIIDQMLPKIAEEGLADYMDVFCEQGFFSVEETDQLLTAAAKHGLKPKIHANQLSISGGVQIGVQHQAVSVDHLEATDEAAIASLTAGNTIATLLPSCSFYLGIPFANARALIQANAPVALASDYNPGSTPSGNMNFVLSLGCIKLKMLPEEAINACTLNGAAAMELSALTGSITKGKKANLIITRPLSSLAFLPYSFGQSQIKKIILNGKIY; encoded by the coding sequence ATGGCTTCATTACTCATCACCCACATCGGAATCCTCGTTGGCTTACATGCTAAAGGGCTAAAGATGCTCAGGGGTGCCGAAATGGCACAGCTTCCTCTTTTGGAAAATGCCTGGCTCCTCTGTGAAGAAGGGCTGATCAGTGACTTTGGAACTATGGATGCCCTCCCGCTTCAATTGCCAAATGAGCTGGAAACATGGTCTGCGGAAGGTGGTTATGTACTGCCTTCCTGGTGTGACTCCCATTCTCATATCGTTTTCGCTGCCCCCAGGGAAGAAGAATTCGTTATGAAAATTGCAGGGAAAAGTTATGAAGAGATTGCTGCCGCGGGAGGTGGAATCCTAAATTCCGCAGCAAAAATGCAAACCGCAGAAGAAGAAGCCCTTTTTGAAGCGGCTTCCCTGCGCTTAAACGATGTGATCCGCCAAGGTACCGGCGCTATGGAGATTAAAAGCGGTTATGGCCTGTCTTTAGACAGTGAACTGAAAATGCTGCGGGTCATCCGCCGACTAAAAGAAAGTTTTCCGATTCCGGTAAAAGCCAGTTTTCTAGCCGCTCACGCCTTTCCCCTTGCTTATAAAAATGACCATCAGGGATATATTTCACTGATTATAGATCAAATGCTGCCAAAAATTGCTGAGGAAGGTCTGGCAGATTATATGGATGTATTTTGTGAGCAAGGATTTTTCTCCGTTGAGGAGACAGATCAATTGCTGACTGCCGCAGCAAAACATGGCCTCAAACCAAAAATCCATGCGAATCAGCTTTCCATATCAGGAGGTGTACAAATCGGCGTACAGCATCAGGCTGTTTCTGTAGACCATCTGGAAGCCACCGATGAGGCTGCAATCGCAAGCCTGACTGCAGGAAACACCATAGCCACCCTATTGCCCTCCTGTTCTTTTTATCTGGGTATTCCATTTGCCAATGCACGTGCATTAATTCAAGCCAATGCCCCTGTAGCACTTGCCAGCGACTATAACCCAGGATCTACCCCTTCGGGCAATATGAATTTTGTGCTGTCTTTAGGCTGTATCAAATTAAAAATGCTGCCAGAAGAAGCTATAAATGCCTGTACGCTAAACGGAGCGGCAGCAATGGAACTGAGTGCCCTGACGGGTAGCATTACGAAAGGAAAAAAAGCGAACCTGATCATTACCAGGCCACTATCATCTCTGGCTTTTCTGCCTTACAGTTTCGGGCAATCACAGATAAAAAAGATCATCCTTAACGGTAAAATCTACTAA
- a CDS encoding exodeoxyribonuclease III: protein MKIISYNVNGIRSATTKNFIGWLQTTDADMVCLQEVKALPIQIPEILVLIEQLGYHHYWFPAEKKGYSGVAILTKIKPNHVEYGCREEWIDKEGRILRADFDTFSLMSVYLPSGSSGDDRQVKKYEFMRFFDNYIGELKKEHPNLIISGDYNICHTAIDIHNPKSNANSSGFLPEEREWMEMFLTNGFIDTFRHFNKDPHHYTWWSFRAGSRGKNLGWRIDYHLASKPMLKRLKNVTILADAVHSDHCPVMLELNT from the coding sequence ATGAAAATCATTTCTTACAACGTCAACGGCATACGTTCTGCCACTACAAAAAATTTCATTGGCTGGTTACAGACTACCGATGCCGACATGGTTTGCCTGCAGGAAGTTAAAGCATTGCCGATCCAAATTCCAGAAATCCTGGTCTTAATCGAACAGCTCGGCTACCACCATTACTGGTTTCCGGCAGAAAAAAAAGGATACAGCGGCGTGGCCATTTTAACAAAAATAAAACCTAATCATGTAGAATATGGCTGTAGAGAAGAATGGATTGACAAAGAAGGACGTATTCTCCGCGCAGATTTCGACACGTTCTCCTTAATGAGTGTGTACCTGCCATCTGGCTCCAGTGGGGACGATAGACAGGTTAAAAAGTATGAATTTATGCGCTTTTTTGACAACTATATCGGAGAATTGAAGAAAGAGCATCCCAATCTGATCATTTCCGGAGATTACAACATCTGTCATACGGCGATCGACATTCATAATCCAAAATCTAACGCAAATTCCTCAGGATTTCTACCAGAAGAAAGAGAGTGGATGGAAATGTTCCTGACAAATGGCTTTATTGACACTTTCAGACATTTCAACAAGGATCCGCACCATTATACCTGGTGGAGTTTCAGAGCCGGTTCCAGAGGAAAGAACCTGGGTTGGCGTATCGATTATCATTTGGCAAGTAAACCAATGTTGAAAAGACTAAAAAACGTGACTATTTTAGCAGATGCCGTTCATTCTGACCATTGTCCGGTGATGTTAGAACTAAACACTTAA
- a CDS encoding peptidylprolyl isomerase, with protein MKKFCILILCLCFSTAFAAKPKHQYVRLKTDQGECIIMLYNETPLHRDNFLKLTKKGVYNNTLFHRVIKNFMIQGGDPSTKNAKPGQQLGEGSVGYTVPAEFRDSLFHKKGVLAAARDDNPEKASSGSQFYLVQGRKFTDEELDMTETKRLKAKIPAYQREVYKTIGGVPHLDRNYTVYGEVVRGIDLIDQVAGVETDKNDRPTVDVKMTITVLKRSEAKKLEKEMKRQEELMTGVSAY; from the coding sequence ATGAAGAAATTCTGTATACTGATCTTGTGTCTTTGCTTCAGCACCGCATTTGCTGCAAAGCCAAAACACCAATATGTAAGGCTAAAAACCGACCAGGGAGAATGTATTATCATGCTCTACAATGAGACCCCGCTGCACCGGGACAACTTTCTGAAATTGACAAAGAAAGGCGTTTATAACAACACTTTATTCCACAGAGTGATCAAGAATTTCATGATTCAGGGTGGCGATCCGAGCACTAAAAATGCGAAACCCGGACAGCAGCTTGGAGAAGGAAGCGTTGGCTATACTGTTCCTGCGGAATTCCGCGATAGCCTGTTCCATAAAAAAGGCGTATTAGCGGCTGCCCGCGACGACAATCCAGAAAAGGCCTCCAGCGGCAGTCAGTTTTACCTGGTTCAGGGCCGCAAGTTTACTGATGAGGAATTGGACATGACAGAAACAAAAAGGTTAAAAGCAAAAATCCCGGCATATCAGCGCGAAGTTTATAAAACGATTGGCGGCGTACCACACCTGGACCGCAATTATACCGTTTATGGAGAAGTGGTGAGAGGGATCGACCTGATTGACCAGGTAGCTGGCGTTGAAACCGACAAAAATGACCGTCCAACAGTAGATGTAAAAATGACAATTACTGTTTTGAAACGTTCTGAGGCCAAAAAACTGGAGAAAGAAATGAAACGGCAGGAAGAATTAATGACCGGGGTTTCGGCTTATTAA
- a CDS encoding HYC_CC_PP family protein → MKLRQKLTLGLCAFYLITMIGFALNMHFCGGKLSEIRWIETASCSACKASEKKQLSGDCCKDKSIEAKIKDSHQVGSKVKLPMDFSLEMFFSPMIAEVFRQLLPTLFSRVENKAPPLSSILSLHAFNCIFRN, encoded by the coding sequence ATGAAACTGCGACAAAAACTTACACTGGGCCTATGTGCATTTTATCTGATCACGATGATCGGATTTGCATTGAATATGCACTTTTGTGGGGGCAAACTTTCCGAGATTCGCTGGATAGAAACTGCCAGTTGCAGTGCCTGTAAAGCATCGGAAAAGAAGCAGCTTTCTGGCGATTGCTGTAAGGACAAATCGATTGAAGCGAAGATTAAAGACAGCCATCAGGTAGGGTCGAAAGTCAAGCTTCCAATGGATTTTAGCCTGGAAATGTTCTTTAGTCCAATGATTGCAGAGGTTTTCAGACAATTGCTTCCTACGTTATTCAGCAGAGTAGAAAATAAGGCACCGCCACTTTCTTCCATTCTCTCTCTTCACGCTTTCAACTGCATATTCAGAAATTAA
- a CDS encoding heavy-metal-associated domain-containing protein: protein MNTIKNLILFSIVLIAGKASAQQITTAELQVTGLTCSMCSQATEKSLRTLDFVEAIEPDLNKNLFAITFKKDKAVNIDQIRKKVEAAGFSVGNLTAVFNFNNTKVDDKGLATAGNNVYQFLNQKNQILNGPVTATVVDKNFISGSAFKKKAAQLKSDTYANGEGLVNGKKTRIYHLST, encoded by the coding sequence ATGAATACTATTAAAAATCTAATCCTATTTTCTATCGTTTTAATCGCAGGTAAAGCATCTGCACAGCAAATTACTACTGCTGAGTTACAGGTAACCGGTTTAACCTGCTCTATGTGTTCTCAGGCTACTGAAAAGTCTTTGAGAACTTTAGATTTCGTAGAAGCGATTGAGCCGGATTTGAATAAAAACCTATTTGCCATTACTTTTAAGAAGGATAAAGCGGTAAACATCGACCAGATTAGAAAGAAAGTAGAAGCTGCAGGATTCTCTGTAGGGAACCTAACTGCCGTTTTCAACTTTAACAATACTAAGGTAGATGATAAAGGACTGGCTACTGCCGGGAACAATGTTTACCAGTTTTTAAATCAGAAAAATCAGATCTTAAACGGACCAGTAACGGCAACGGTGGTCGACAAAAACTTTATTTCTGGTTCGGCATTCAAGAAAAAAGCTGCCCAATTGAAATCTGATACTTATGCGAATGGTGAAGGTCTGGTAAACGGTAAGAAAACACGTATTTATCACTTAAGCACCTAA
- a CDS encoding YceI family protein has product MKKVFLLLVVLSISVASFAQTKWKLDPMHSFVNFSVGHMGISVVDGAFNKFDGTIEDAKADFTDAKVNFTVDVNSVDTRVEPRNKHLKSDDFFNAEKYPNMTFVSTSFKKLSGNNYELTGKLTIRDVTKDVKFNVVFGGTHTDDKGTTKAGFAANTTINRLDYNIKFDPTGMGVAKDVKISLNLEFVQAK; this is encoded by the coding sequence ATGAAAAAGGTATTTTTATTACTGGTTGTGCTTTCGATCAGCGTGGCATCTTTTGCACAAACCAAATGGAAGCTTGACCCTATGCACTCTTTCGTGAATTTCTCTGTTGGTCACATGGGAATTTCAGTTGTAGATGGTGCATTTAATAAATTTGATGGCACCATAGAAGATGCGAAGGCAGATTTTACAGATGCTAAAGTCAACTTTACAGTAGATGTAAATAGCGTAGACACACGTGTAGAGCCACGTAATAAACATTTGAAATCGGATGATTTCTTTAATGCCGAAAAATATCCAAATATGACTTTTGTGAGCACGTCTTTCAAAAAATTGAGTGGAAATAACTATGAATTGACAGGAAAACTGACCATTCGTGACGTCACTAAAGATGTAAAGTTCAATGTGGTTTTTGGTGGAACGCATACGGATGATAAAGGAACAACAAAAGCTGGTTTTGCAGCTAATACCACCATTAATCGCCTGGATTATAACATCAAATTTGATCCAACAGGAATGGGCGTAGCTAAAGACGTTAAAATCTCATTGAACCTGGAATTTGTTCAGGCAAAATAA
- the ygiD gene encoding 4,5-DOPA dioxygenase extradiol encodes MNNLSQFRTFSQHLPLQDYLMPVLFMGHGSPMNGIEDNEFSAEWANMAHNIPVPTAVIVVSAHWFTKGTHLTAMDFPSTIHDFGGFPQALFDVNYPAPGSPDLAVAAKKLIQSVEVGLDHDWGLDHGAWTVLRHMYPNANVPVVQLSIDYTKDARFHYELAKELYELRKKGVLIMGSGNMVHNLRMMSWEMINGGGYDWALEINDQFKLLILSNEHQPLQSYQTLGKAAMLAIPTPEHYLPLMYTLGLKNDQEPVTLFNDKAVAGSLTMTSVRIG; translated from the coding sequence ATGAACAACTTATCTCAATTCCGAACCTTTAGTCAGCATTTACCTCTTCAGGATTATTTAATGCCCGTTCTATTTATGGGACATGGCTCTCCTATGAATGGGATTGAAGACAATGAGTTCAGTGCAGAATGGGCCAATATGGCGCATAATATTCCTGTTCCAACGGCTGTAATCGTCGTTTCCGCGCATTGGTTTACGAAAGGGACCCATTTAACAGCAATGGATTTTCCGAGTACAATCCATGATTTCGGAGGTTTCCCGCAAGCTTTATTTGATGTCAATTATCCTGCTCCAGGGAGCCCGGATCTAGCTGTCGCTGCTAAAAAACTGATCCAAAGTGTGGAAGTAGGTTTAGACCACGATTGGGGCCTAGATCATGGTGCATGGACAGTTTTAAGGCACATGTACCCAAATGCCAATGTCCCTGTGGTACAATTGAGCATTGATTATACAAAAGATGCCAGGTTTCATTATGAGCTGGCTAAAGAGCTGTATGAACTTCGTAAGAAGGGAGTGCTCATTATGGGCAGTGGTAATATGGTGCATAACCTGAGGATGATGAGCTGGGAAATGATCAATGGCGGTGGTTACGACTGGGCTTTAGAGATCAATGACCAGTTTAAACTGCTAATTCTGAGTAACGAACATCAGCCTTTACAGTCTTATCAGACTTTAGGTAAAGCAGCAATGCTAGCCATTCCTACGCCTGAGCATTACCTGCCGCTGATGTATACCTTAGGTTTGAAAAATGATCAGGAACCGGTTACACTTTTTAATGATAAGGCTGTTGCCGGCTCTTTAACGATGACTTCTGTCAGAATCGGTTAG
- a CDS encoding aldehyde dehydrogenase family protein, with the protein MIQTINSVFKAQQAYKYTLRNSNATQRINKLSALKSSIQLYEKEIYAALQSDLRKSEFESAITEVVFIYSEIDYAIKNLSSWMRPLKVGKTITALMAKNRIYYEPKGVCLIISPWNYPFQLMMAPLISAIAAGNCAILKPSELSSETSSIICRVIEECFEESEVCCFEGDATLSTHLLSLPFDHIFFTGSTAVGKIVMEAASKNLTSLTLELGGKSPTLIDETANLDIAAAKIAWGKLTNAGQTCIAPDYILIQESLQAVFIEKYKAAVQQMFFTDDGELNLSSYAKIINKKHYNRIQGLVDDAVSKGAKLPYGGPGNESTQTILPTILTGLSENANIMKEEIFGPVLPIIPYKTMEEAIAFVNKMDKPLALYIFSQNKKQIQQVIKSTSAGGTCVNDVLIHISNPKLPFGGVNGSGLGSCHGQFGFKTFSHERAVVFQSKLDMSNLIYPPYEKKEWVLKWLRKLM; encoded by the coding sequence ATGATACAAACTATTAACTCCGTTTTTAAAGCACAGCAAGCGTATAAATATACACTTAGAAATAGCAATGCGACGCAACGAATTAATAAATTGAGTGCTTTAAAGAGCAGTATACAGCTGTATGAAAAGGAGATTTATGCGGCCTTGCAGAGCGATTTAAGAAAGAGCGAATTTGAGTCGGCAATTACCGAAGTTGTTTTTATTTACAGCGAAATAGATTATGCCATTAAAAACCTGAGCAGCTGGATGCGTCCCCTAAAAGTAGGGAAAACGATTACGGCGCTAATGGCCAAAAACAGGATCTATTACGAACCAAAGGGTGTTTGCCTGATTATTTCACCTTGGAATTACCCTTTTCAGCTGATGATGGCCCCTTTAATTTCAGCCATTGCCGCAGGAAATTGTGCCATCTTAAAGCCTTCAGAATTAAGTTCTGAAACCAGTTCAATTATCTGCCGGGTGATTGAAGAATGCTTTGAAGAATCAGAAGTTTGCTGTTTTGAAGGGGATGCCACGCTCTCTACGCACCTGCTGAGTTTACCCTTTGATCACATCTTTTTTACAGGAAGTACTGCTGTAGGAAAGATCGTTATGGAAGCTGCATCGAAAAACCTGACCTCTTTAACCCTGGAACTAGGCGGAAAATCACCAACACTCATTGATGAAACGGCTAACCTGGACATCGCCGCCGCCAAAATTGCCTGGGGGAAGCTCACTAATGCGGGCCAAACCTGTATTGCACCAGATTATATCCTCATACAGGAATCGTTACAAGCAGTATTCATAGAAAAATATAAGGCGGCAGTTCAGCAGATGTTCTTTACAGATGACGGGGAACTCAACCTCTCCAGCTATGCTAAAATCATCAATAAAAAACATTATAACCGCATCCAGGGACTAGTAGACGATGCCGTATCAAAAGGTGCCAAGCTTCCTTACGGTGGCCCTGGAAATGAGTCTACACAGACCATTCTACCCACCATATTAACCGGTCTTTCAGAAAATGCAAACATCATGAAAGAGGAGATTTTCGGCCCTGTATTGCCTATTATCCCTTATAAAACTATGGAAGAGGCCATTGCATTCGTCAATAAAATGGACAAACCTCTGGCACTTTACATCTTTAGTCAGAATAAAAAACAGATTCAGCAGGTCATTAAAAGTACCAGCGCTGGCGGAACCTGCGTAAACGATGTGCTGATCCACATCAGCAATCCTAAATTACCTTTCGGAGGGGTCAATGGCAGCGGATTAGGCAGTTGCCACGGTCAATTTGGATTTAAAACTTTTTCTCATGAAAGAGCAGTTGTTTTTCAATCCAAATTGGACATGAGCAACCTGATTTATCCTCCTTATGAAAAAAAGGAATGGGTATTAAAATGGCTGAGAAAATTGATGTAA